The proteins below are encoded in one region of Aquisphaera giovannonii:
- a CDS encoding right-handed parallel beta-helix repeat-containing protein — MKLSTASDRRAIGRATVEARRRQRRRLRPSLLALEDRQLLSTFTVTSTLDDGSDGTLRWAIAQANSGGDNTIDFDAGVFATPQTITLNGNQLELSDTSGTETITGPAAGVTVNGNNANGVFQVDRGVTASISNLTITGGNSFFAAGGLYNQGTITLTGCTFSDNTGFFAPGALYNDGTATLTDCAITGSTATFSNGGVTSFGTITMTRCSFTGNSGGLYLNNGTVTLTDCTVSGNGRTGVHMRRAVSATVTGCTISGSSGDGLYIGYGPATVTDCTVSGNSGTGVVDRGRGSSVGRATLTNCTISGNSHGGLDNGYSTFATLTNCTISGNSSGDNGGGVYNDGNATLTGCTISGNSSGRNGGGLATSNYGATTLSNTIIAGNTAGTGPDVAGVVASPGNNLIGEADGSSGWVGTDLTGTVAAPLNPVLAPLGDYGGPTRTMALLPGSPAIGAGSNALIPDGVTTDQRGLPRVVDGVVDIGAFESSGFTLAYTSGSGQTAGAVFPAPLVATVTANNPDEPVAGGLVTFTPPDSGASAVLDSPAAIGVGGTVSVTAANNGLAGSYTVTATANGAPGVLSYSLTNLAMVSIALSPGNPELALGVVGQLTAIGTFADGSTGDVTRLVTDWESATPSVATISGTGVASALSLGTTAITASMVGITSTADILTVIAPSFVVNTTADDFDFYSGTTSLREAIAGANALPGQTITFDPTVFAGGQTITLTRGQLELSGASGTEAITGPDGGVTVDAHGASRVFQVDGGVTATISGMTITGGSAQNGGGLANYGGNLTLTSCTVSGNSAGNNGGGVYSNTGGTTTLADCTVGDNSATVNGAGIYVNGGGSASLTDCTITGNTGLQGAVFNSGSTVSLTDCTASGNTAGYGAGVYTNNGGTTTLTNCTVSGNTASGNGGGVYTKDATTTLMDSIVSGNSAGGYGGGLYSQNAATTLTNCTVGGNSSSSGGGLFINSGTLTLTDSMVSDNSVGGGISGGIWIRGDNTTATLAGCTISGNYAGNSGGGLYIDGGNTATLAGCTFTDNLGGNAGGGVCNMGTAMLDTCTFTNNLANQGVGGGLANFGTATLTNCTVSGNTDIYRGGGGVGNFGMLTLTNCTVSDNVGIYCDGGGLFNYSGPGVYNSQGTMTLTNCTVSGNSASVNGGGVFSQGTTTLTDCTVSGNSAGNNGGGLFNNHGATSLTDCTVSGNSASHSGGGLADFGTATLTSCTVSGNSADNGGGVYLNFGGSATLTNCLVSRNSASVGPYSNGGGVDIHGGGTVTLTNCTITGNTGVAGAGMINQFSTAILTDCTISDNSASADGLPWSFAGNAGGLSNFAGTTTLTNCTFSGNSASKTGGGLYASNGATTTLTNCTVSGNSADNGGGLASDFDTTIMLGNTIVAGNMAGTGPDVSGVVTSLGNNLIGETDGSSGWVGTDLTGTVVTPLNPLLAPLGDYGGPTQTMALLPGSPAIDAGSNALIPDGVTTDQRGLPRVVNSVVDIGAFESSGFTIAVTSGSGQSTGVLTAFPNPLVATVTANNPDEPVAGGLVTFTPPSSGASATLSGSPATVGGDGSASVTATANGVTGSYAVTATASGITTPASFRLTNLQLIIALDPSASGALSLSGNASINTAGIVYINSSSSSALTASGNANVTAQAIDVHGRFVRSGNAGLNPTPVAGAPVLAVASLPLPSAAGMTNHGSLSLGGNSSTTIQPGIYTRISVTGNARLTMAPGIYIIEGGGFSASGFSSVSGSGVMIVNAGSNYPAAGGSYGGISLGGNATFNLSPASSGIYAGIVLFQPSDNTKAMSVTTNASGIAGTIYAPAVTLSESGNAALNASLIVKRLSLSGNGAANGPRAAGCATAGIRSNAVAASVKIAATSSSIGAVSVLEQAAPATIPTRMKVKLTDALGNNVGASRLPVVSMAATSAGDFVPQALPVGSPMDNLVTINPTTVTSRFSLKSKGSRLFA; from the coding sequence ATGAAGCTCAGCACAGCGAGCGATCGGCGAGCAATCGGGCGGGCAACGGTCGAGGCACGGAGACGGCAACGGCGGCGGCTGCGGCCGTCCTTGCTGGCGCTGGAGGACCGCCAGCTCCTGTCGACATTCACCGTCACCAGCACGCTCGACGACGGCAGCGATGGCACCCTGCGATGGGCCATCGCGCAGGCGAATTCCGGGGGTGACAACACGATCGACTTCGACGCCGGCGTCTTCGCCACCCCGCAGACGATCACGCTGAACGGCAACCAGCTCGAGCTGAGCGACACGTCCGGGACCGAGACGATCACAGGCCCGGCGGCGGGCGTGACAGTCAACGGGAATAATGCCAACGGGGTGTTCCAGGTCGACCGGGGTGTCACGGCGTCGATCTCGAATCTCACGATCACCGGGGGCAACAGCTTCTTCGCCGCCGGCGGCCTGTACAATCAAGGCACGATCACCCTGACCGGATGCACCTTCAGCGACAACACAGGCTTCTTCGCCCCCGGCGCCCTCTACAATGATGGAACGGCCACGCTGACCGACTGCGCGATCACCGGCAGTACCGCCACATTTTCCAATGGCGGTGTAACCAGCTTCGGCACGATCACGATGACCAGGTGCTCCTTCACCGGCAATAGCGGCGGCCTGTACCTCAATAATGGCACGGTCACGCTCACCGACTGCACCGTCAGCGGCAACGGCCGCACCGGTGTGCACATGAGGCGTGCTGTCTCGGCCACGGTGACCGGCTGCACCATCAGCGGCAGCTCCGGCGACGGCCTTTACATCGGTTATGGCCCGGCCACGGTGACCGACTGCACCGTCAGCGGCAACTCGGGCACCGGCGTGGTCGACCGCGGGCGCGGGTCGTCCGTGGGCAGGGCCACGCTGACCAACTGCACCATCAGCGGCAACTCCCACGGAGGCCTGGACAACGGCTACAGCACGTTCGCCACGCTGACCAACTGCACCATCAGCGGCAATTCCTCGGGCGACAACGGAGGCGGTGTGTACAATGACGGCAATGCTACGCTGACCGGCTGCACCATCAGCGGCAACTCCTCGGGCCGCAACGGCGGCGGCCTGGCCACCTCCAACTACGGCGCGACCACGCTGTCCAACACGATCATCGCCGGGAACACGGCCGGCACGGGCCCGGACGTCGCAGGCGTCGTCGCCTCCCCGGGGAACAACCTGATCGGCGAGGCCGACGGCAGCTCCGGCTGGGTCGGCACGGACCTGACCGGCACCGTCGCCGCGCCGCTCAATCCCGTGCTGGCGCCGCTGGGCGACTACGGCGGCCCGACCCGGACGATGGCCCTGCTCCCGGGCAGCCCGGCGATCGGCGCGGGCAGCAATGCCCTCATCCCCGACGGCGTCACCACCGACCAGCGCGGCCTGCCCCGCGTCGTCGACGGCGTCGTGGACATCGGGGCCTTCGAGTCGAGCGGGTTCACCCTCGCCTACACCTCGGGAAGCGGCCAGACGGCAGGCGCCGTGTTCCCCGCGCCGCTGGTCGCGACGGTCACGGCGAACAACCCGGACGAGCCGGTGGCGGGGGGCCTGGTCACATTCACCCCGCCGGATAGTGGCGCGTCGGCGGTGCTCGATAGCCCGGCGGCCATCGGCGTCGGCGGCACGGTGAGCGTCACGGCCGCGAACAACGGCCTCGCCGGCAGCTACACCGTCACGGCCACGGCCAACGGCGCCCCGGGCGTGCTCTCGTACAGCCTCACGAACCTGGCGATGGTGTCGATCGCGCTCTCTCCCGGCAACCCGGAGCTGGCCCTGGGCGTCGTGGGGCAGCTCACCGCCATCGGGACCTTCGCCGACGGCTCGACCGGGGATGTCACACGTCTCGTGACCGACTGGGAGTCGGCGACGCCGTCGGTGGCCACGATCAGCGGCACCGGCGTGGCCTCGGCCCTGTCCCTGGGTACGACTGCGATCACCGCGTCGATGGTGGGTATCACGAGCACCGCCGACATCTTGACCGTGATCGCACCCAGCTTCGTGGTCAATACCACGGCCGACGACTTCGATTTCTATAGCGGCACAACCAGCCTTCGTGAGGCGATTGCGGGAGCCAACGCCCTACCGGGCCAGACGATCACCTTCGACCCGACGGTCTTCGCCGGCGGCCAGACGATCACGCTGACGCGCGGCCAGCTCGAGCTGAGCGGCGCGTCCGGGACCGAGGCCATCACCGGCCCGGATGGGGGCGTGACGGTCGATGCCCACGGGGCGAGCCGGGTGTTCCAGGTTGACGGAGGAGTCACCGCTACGATCTCGGGGATGACGATCACCGGCGGCAGCGCCCAGAACGGCGGTGGCCTGGCCAACTACGGCGGCAATCTCACGCTGACCTCTTGCACCGTGAGCGGCAACTCCGCCGGGAACAACGGCGGCGGCGTGTATAGCAACACCGGCGGCACCACCACGCTGGCCGACTGCACCGTCGGCGACAACTCCGCAACCGTGAATGGCGCTGGCATCTACGTCAACGGGGGTGGTTCGGCCAGTCTGACCGACTGCACCATCACCGGAAACACCGGCCTCCAGGGCGCGGTGTTCAACTCCGGAAGCACCGTCTCGCTGACCGACTGCACCGCCAGCGGAAATACCGCCGGCTATGGCGCCGGCGTCTATACGAATAACGGTGGCACGACCACCTTGACGAACTGTACCGTCAGCGGAAACACCGCGTCCGGAAACGGCGGCGGGGTGTATACCAAGGATGCGACAACGACCCTGATGGACAGCATTGTATCGGGCAACTCCGCCGGCGGATACGGCGGGGGCCTGTACAGCCAGAACGCCGCGACGACGCTGACCAACTGCACCGTCGGCGGCAACTCCTCCAGCAGCGGCGGCGGCCTGTTCATCAACTCCGGCACGCTCACGCTGACCGACAGCATGGTGAGCGACAACTCCGTGGGGGGCGGCATCAGCGGCGGCATCTGGATCAGGGGGGACAACACGACGGCCACTCTCGCCGGCTGCACCATCAGCGGCAACTACGCCGGCAACAGCGGCGGCGGCCTCTACATCGACGGCGGTAACACGGCGACGCTGGCCGGCTGCACGTTCACGGACAACCTTGGCGGGAATGCCGGCGGCGGCGTTTGCAACATGGGCACGGCCATGCTGGACACCTGCACGTTCACCAACAACCTCGCCAACCAGGGCGTCGGCGGCGGCCTGGCCAATTTCGGCACGGCCACGCTGACCAACTGCACCGTGAGCGGCAACACCGACATCTACCGCGGCGGCGGCGGCGTGGGTAACTTCGGCATGCTGACGCTCACCAACTGCACCGTGAGCGACAATGTCGGTATCTACTGCGACGGCGGCGGCCTGTTCAATTACTCCGGTCCAGGTGTGTACAACTCGCAAGGCACGATGACGCTGACCAACTGCACCGTCAGCGGCAACTCCGCCTCTGTGAACGGCGGCGGCGTGTTCAGCCAAGGCACCACCACGCTGACCGACTGCACCGTCAGTGGCAACTCCGCCGGCAACAACGGCGGCGGCCTGTTCAACAACCACGGCGCGACCTCGTTGACCGACTGCACCGTGAGCGGCAACTCCGCCAGCCACAGTGGCGGTGGCCTGGCCGACTTCGGTACGGCCACGCTCACTAGCTGCACCGTCAGCGGCAATTCCGCGGACAACGGCGGCGGCGTCTACCTCAACTTCGGCGGCTCGGCCACGCTGACGAACTGCCTCGTGAGCCGGAACTCCGCAAGCGTCGGCCCGTACAGTAATGGCGGGGGCGTGGACATCCACGGCGGCGGCACGGTCACTCTGACCAACTGCACCATAACCGGGAACACCGGCGTCGCAGGCGCCGGCATGATCAACCAGTTCAGCACGGCTATTTTGACCGACTGCACGATCAGCGACAACTCCGCCAGCGCCGACGGCCTTCCGTGGTCCTTCGCCGGCAATGCTGGTGGGCTGAGCAATTTTGCCGGCACCACGACGCTGACCAACTGCACCTTCAGCGGAAACAGCGCGAGCAAGACCGGCGGCGGTCTGTACGCCAGTAACGGCGCCACGACCACTCTGACCAATTGCACCGTGAGCGGCAACTCCGCAGACAACGGCGGCGGCCTGGCCAGCGACTTTGACACCACCATCATGCTGGGCAACACGATCGTCGCCGGGAACATGGCCGGCACGGGCCCGGACGTCTCCGGCGTCGTCACCTCCCTGGGGAACAACCTGATCGGCGAGACCGACGGAAGCTCCGGCTGGGTCGGCACGGACCTGACCGGCACCGTCGTCACGCCGCTCAATCCCTTGCTGGCGCCGCTGGGGGACTACGGCGGGCCGACCCAGACGATGGCCCTGCTCCCGGGCAGCCCGGCCATCGACGCGGGCAGTAACGCCCTCATCCCCGACGGCGTCACCACCGACCAGCGCGGCCTGCCCCGCGTCGTCAACAGCGTCGTGGACATCGGCGCCTTCGAGTCGAGCGGGTTCACCATCGCCGTCACCTCGGGAAGCGGCCAGTCCACCGGCGTGCTCACGGCCTTCCCGAACCCGCTGGTCGCGACGGTCACGGCGAACAACCCGGACGAGCCGGTGGCGGGGGGCCTGGTCACCTTCACCCCGCCGTCGAGCGGGGCGTCGGCGACCCTCAGTGGAAGCCCGGCGACCGTCGGCGGCGACGGCTCGGCGAGCGTCACGGCCACGGCCAACGGCGTCACCGGCAGCTACGCCGTCACGGCCACCGCCAGCGGCATCACGACTCCCGCGAGCTTCCGCCTGACCAACCTCCAGTTGATCATCGCCCTCGACCCGTCGGCGTCGGGAGCACTCAGCCTCTCGGGCAACGCGAGCATCAACACCGCCGGAATCGTCTACATCAATTCCAGCTCGTCGAGCGCCCTCACGGCCAGCGGCAACGCCAATGTCACGGCCCAGGCCATCGACGTCCATGGCCGCTTCGTGAGGAGCGGCAACGCGGGTCTCAACCCGACCCCGGTCGCGGGGGCCCCGGTGCTCGCGGTGGCCTCGCTGCCGTTGCCGAGCGCCGCGGGGATGACCAATCATGGATCCCTGAGCCTGGGCGGGAATTCGTCCACGACGATCCAGCCGGGCATCTACACCAGGATCAGCGTGACCGGGAACGCCAGGCTCACGATGGCACCCGGCATCTACATCATCGAGGGGGGCGGCTTCTCCGCCTCCGGCTTCTCCAGCGTCAGCGGCTCCGGGGTGATGATCGTGAACGCCGGTAGCAACTATCCCGCGGCCGGCGGCAGCTACGGCGGCATCTCGCTGGGCGGCAACGCGACCTTCAACCTGAGCCCCGCGAGCAGCGGCATCTATGCGGGCATCGTCCTCTTCCAGCCGAGCGACAACACGAAGGCCATGTCCGTCACCACCAATGCCTCGGGGATCGCCGGAACGATCTACGCGCCGGCGGTCACCCTCTCCGAGAGCGGTAACGCCGCGCTCAATGCGTCCCTGATCGTCAAGCGGCTCTCGCTGAGCGGCAATGGAGCCGCGAATGGCCCGCGCGCGGCCGGCTGCGCGACTGCCGGCATCCGGAGCAACGCGGTCGCCGCCTCCGTGAAAATCGCCGCGACGTCCAGCTCGATCGGGGCCGTATCGGTCCTCGAGCAGGCCGCGCCCGCCACGATCCCGACCAGGATGAAGGTCAAGCTCACGGATGCCCTGGGCAACAACGTCGGCGCGTCGCGCCTGCCGGTGGTGTCCATGGCGGCCACTTCCGCCGGCGATTTTGTCCCGCAGGCCCTGCCGGTGGGCTCGCCGATGGACAACCTTGTCACGATCAACCCGACCACCGTGACCTCCCGATTCAGCCTGAAATCGAAGGGATCCAGGCTGTTCGCCTAG
- a CDS encoding TIGR03032 family protein has product MATATSPAEPTLDLDPTGAADPAPLRAVHTSNFPSLLRQLGASLLVTTYQAGKLVLVRDEGDHLNTHFRGFQAPMGMALAGDRLAVGTKIQVWEFVDVPAVTARLAPPGRHDACFLPRSSHVTGNIQIHEMAWGTGNELWVVNTRFSCLCTLDGSASFAPRWRPPFVTALEPTDRCHLNGLGMVDGRPRYVTALGETDEPAGWRANKAGGGIVMDVDSGRVIARGLSMPHSPRWYGGRLWVCESGAGTFGYIDPDARKYVPVAEVPGFTRGVDFAGNLAFVGLSQVRESAVFSGIPITERLAAEERACGVCAIDLRNGRVVGLLRFETAVQEVFAVTVLPGRRFPELINDDETLLENSFVVPDAALADVSPALRAPAVNGHAQTSSHS; this is encoded by the coding sequence ATGGCGACGGCCACCTCCCCCGCCGAACCGACGCTCGACCTCGACCCCACCGGGGCCGCCGACCCGGCCCCGTTGCGGGCGGTGCACACGTCGAACTTCCCCTCGCTCTTGCGGCAGCTCGGCGCATCGCTGCTGGTCACCACCTACCAGGCCGGCAAGCTCGTGCTGGTCCGCGACGAGGGGGACCACCTCAACACCCACTTCCGCGGCTTCCAGGCCCCCATGGGCATGGCCCTGGCCGGCGACCGGCTGGCCGTCGGCACCAAGATCCAGGTCTGGGAGTTCGTCGACGTCCCGGCCGTGACGGCCAGGCTGGCGCCGCCGGGCCGCCACGACGCCTGCTTCCTGCCCCGCTCCAGCCATGTCACGGGCAACATCCAGATCCACGAGATGGCCTGGGGGACCGGCAACGAACTCTGGGTCGTCAACACCCGGTTCTCCTGCCTCTGCACGCTGGACGGCTCGGCCAGCTTCGCGCCGCGGTGGCGGCCGCCGTTCGTCACCGCGCTGGAGCCCACCGACCGCTGCCACCTCAACGGCCTGGGCATGGTCGACGGCCGCCCTCGCTACGTCACGGCGCTGGGCGAGACCGACGAGCCGGCCGGCTGGCGGGCCAACAAGGCCGGGGGCGGCATCGTGATGGACGTGGACTCGGGCCGGGTGATCGCCCGCGGGCTGTCGATGCCCCACTCGCCGCGGTGGTACGGCGGCCGGCTCTGGGTGTGCGAGTCGGGGGCGGGCACGTTCGGCTACATCGACCCGGACGCTCGCAAGTACGTGCCCGTCGCCGAGGTCCCCGGCTTCACCCGCGGCGTGGACTTCGCCGGCAACCTGGCCTTCGTCGGCCTGTCGCAGGTCCGCGAGAGCGCCGTGTTCAGCGGCATCCCGATCACCGAGCGGCTGGCGGCGGAGGAGCGGGCCTGCGGCGTCTGCGCGATCGACCTGAGGAATGGTCGGGTGGTCGGGCTCCTCCGGTTCGAGACCGCCGTGCAGGAGGTCTTCGCCGTGACGGTGCTGCCGGGCCGGCGCTTCCCCGAGCTGATCAACGACGACGAGACCCTGCTGGAGAACTCGTTCGTGGTCCCCGACGCGGCCCTGGCCGACGTGTCGCCGGCGCTGCGGGCGCCGGCCGTGAACGGGCATGCGCAAACATCATCGCATTCGTAG
- a CDS encoding sigma-70 family RNA polymerase sigma factor, with protein sequence MSPPPGEIPGLVVRAAAGDRVAIAELLERYRGRLRRMVALRLDPRLQGRVDPSDVIQEGYLAAMRRIDEFIRNPSVPFYIWLRFLVGQQVHDHYRRHLATPSRDVGREVSIDRGVMPGASTGILAARLLGKQSSPSDAAVRAERKAQLQEALERMDPLDREVLVLRHYEQMTNGHAAAALGLSQSAASKRYARAVQRLREILAALPGEESGP encoded by the coding sequence ATGTCACCACCCCCAGGTGAGATCCCGGGCCTCGTCGTCCGAGCCGCCGCCGGCGATCGCGTGGCCATTGCTGAGCTGCTCGAGCGCTACCGGGGCCGGCTGAGGCGGATGGTGGCCTTGCGCCTCGACCCCCGGCTCCAGGGGCGAGTCGACCCCTCGGACGTGATCCAGGAGGGCTACCTGGCGGCGATGCGGCGGATCGACGAATTCATTCGGAATCCGTCGGTTCCGTTCTATATCTGGCTCCGGTTCCTGGTCGGCCAGCAGGTGCATGACCACTACCGGCGGCACCTGGCCACGCCCAGCCGCGACGTCGGCCGCGAGGTCTCGATCGATCGGGGTGTCATGCCCGGCGCCAGCACCGGGATCCTGGCGGCCCGGCTCCTCGGCAAGCAGTCCAGCCCCAGCGACGCGGCGGTGCGGGCCGAGCGGAAGGCCCAGCTCCAGGAGGCTCTCGAACGGATGGACCCGCTGGACCGCGAGGTCCTCGTCCTGCGCCACTACGAGCAGATGACCAACGGCCACGCCGCCGCGGCCCTGGGCCTGAGCCAATCGGCCGCGAGCAAGCGCTACGCCCGGGCGGTGCAACGGCTCAGGGAGATCCTGGCCGCCTTGCCGGGCGAGGAGTCCGGGCCCTGA